TAGAAAGTAGAAATATCCTTGAAGATGGTATGCCCTACGATAATGTGTTTGACTTTATAGCGTTCCATCACCATTTGCAGGCTGTCCTGCGCCATTGGATGATACTTGGCATCTGTACGCACAAGCCCACGATACCAGATGGGACCGTCGTTACCATACAGAAATGCGGTCAATGGAGAAAGAGCCCTGCGTTCTTTCTTATTCATGAAAAGGGCTTTACTCATTTCTTCGTTCACGGTAGGGATACTTAGATTACGATCATAAAAATTCTTGCCTAACCCGGCATGAACATAAAGATCGCGACCTATGACCTGCATCGTATTACGGGTACCTAACCATTTACCCAATTCAGTATCGGGTCCAAAAAGTTCAGGGTAATTCATATTCAATTTCTGTGCCAGCACTTTATATTTATCTTTCGTATAGCGTAAGTCATTAGCCAGCACCAGCGGCTCATGGTTCCCTAACAGGAAAGAAACAGTTCCACCTGCTTTTGCAGCCTCATCTTCTAACTTATAAAACAGCCAGAATATTTGCGGTACATCTTTTCCACGATCGAAAATATCACCGATAACCATCAGATGATTATTACCAAAGCTCCAATTGTAGTTTTTATCAATAATCCCATTACCCTGCAACAAACTAATAACACAATCCAACTTACCATGCGGGTCGGACATAACAAACACTTTTTCCGGTTGCCGATATTTCCAATCGGGACGTTTCACCGGATGCAATCTCACATCAAACGGAAACTGCCCCTTATGATCTACCACATGCAAGATAAAATCTTCAGGTAGTGCAACATAAGTCGTATCGATAATTTTCCCTTTCTTATCGACACTGATAACACGCGTTTTACCATCAGGCTGATAAAGCACATACGGTCCGTCAGCCGATAACTCTTCTTTTTTCTCTTTATCTTTCTTCTTACCGTCTGAACCAAAAGTTCCGGCACTAAGGCCGGAACTGATGAACATTAGAGTAAATGCAATAAGAAAGTACTTCGTGAAACTTGTTTTACTCATCATATATCATTATTATCTTCCACCATATCCAGGGTTCTGTTCCATATTAGGATTGGCATCCATTTCCTTCTTGGGAACAGGAAGTACAATCATATAGAAATTCCAGTCATAGGTCATATACTTCGTATCATGTTTGGTTTTACTCAGATTGCTGTCTTTTACATCCTTACGCTCTACTGTCAATCCATTTCTGATAACGTCATACATGCGGTGTCCTTCGGCAACCAGTTCTTTACGGCGTTCATCCAGCACTCTTTCCAGAGTAATGGTCTGTCCCACTACTGTGTTTTCCGGATTAGCGCGCTTCACAATCGGATCGAGATACTCAATCGCTGTGGCATTATCGCCCAACTTGACAGCTGCCTCAGCCGCAATCAGATAAACTTCGGACAGACGAATAAGCGGAATATTGGCATCCGTGATACTTTCATTCTGCTGCGGTTGATACTTAAAGACATAAGCATAATATTTCTTATCGAAACTCAACAATTTAAGACGTATATCTTTAGGATCTTTCTTCAGGAACTGATAGAAGGAACAAGTGATGCACATGTCATCATAACCATCCTTAGAATTCAGATAGCCCATACTCTCCTTACCCGGGCTATCAGTAGTAAGGTTCACGATTTCGAACAAGACTTCACCCGGATTGGAGGCAGACGCATCATTACTCCATGCTGTGGGATATTCTTCATTGGTCCACAAGGCATAGCCTTCTTTTTCCGCTCCCTTAATGGCATCTTTCGCCATTTTCAGTGCATTAGTGTTATCATTCTTGTAGAGATATACGCGGCTGAGTAATGCCATTGCTCCCCATTTATTAATTTTACCCTTATTAAAATCACCGCTCAGCAAACCAATGCTTTCGGTAAGATCGGAAATCACCTTCGTATAGCACTGAGCTACGGTGTTTCGGGAGGGTTTACTTTCAATAGTGGACAATCCTTCCACAATGGGCACCCCCAATGATGCTCCGTTATCTTTGGTATAGGGATAGCCGAAGATACGGGTCAAGTCGAATAAGGCCAGCCCACGGATTGCCAAAGCTTCGCCTTTCAGGTCATCTCTGTATTCGGTATCTTCTTCATCAATGACAAGCTTGTCAATGTTCATCAGAATCAGATTACAATTCTGAATGATAGAATAAAGATAAGACCAGTGAGAAGTGGGGCCATTATCTTTTGTAAAATTGAAACGATAATAGTCGGCCACACGTTTGGTAGAACTAACCGCCTGCATATCATCTCCCGTCACGTCTCCATAATATACCAGCCGACCGGAGTAGGCATCCGAGCTTTGCATCGTGCTATAAATACCATTCAAGGTAAACTCAACATCCGACAATATCTTAATACTGGTTTCAGTATCTATCGAAGTGGAAGGATCCAGATCCAACCAATCGTTTCCGCAAGAACTTACGAAGAACAATACAGAACTGATAAATAAATATTTTAATAGCTTCATAATATCAAGTTTTTTAACGGTTAGAAATTAATGTTTACGCCGAAAGTCACAGTCTTTAAAGGAGGGGTTCCCCAGATAGCAGTACCACCGCTGACGGCTTCCGGATCGTAATAATCGTATGCTGCCCAAGTCCAAAGATTATTGGCTGATGCATACAAGCGTACATTCTCAATACCGATTGTACGGGTCCACTCTTTCGGGATGGTCACGCCGAATGTCAAAGTCTTCAGACGGATAAAATCAGTACTGTGCAGTCTGCGCGTCGTTGTCACCTTATTCATAGCTACATTCGGCTTTTCGTAAAATAATTCATACTTGGTAACATCTCCCGGCTTCCTCCAACTGTTCTTATAGTAAGTCGGAATATTAGCCTCCAGATCGTTACCTCCGTGTTCGGTCTTTTGTGCCCAAGTATCATAAGAGTAACCACCAAACTGGTAAGAGAACATAAAGTTGAAATCAAACCATTTATAGCGTAAAGTATTTGACAAGCCGCCTATCACATTAGGCTCCGCATGCTTGTCCAACACAATGGCATGTGCCTCATCTATAACTTCAGTAATCTCTTTTTT
The nucleotide sequence above comes from Bacteroides intestinalis DSM 17393. Encoded proteins:
- a CDS encoding metallophosphoesterase — protein: MMSKTSFTKYFLIAFTLMFISSGLSAGTFGSDGKKKDKEKKEELSADGPYVLYQPDGKTRVISVDKKGKIIDTTYVALPEDFILHVVDHKGQFPFDVRLHPVKRPDWKYRQPEKVFVMSDPHGKLDCVISLLQGNGIIDKNYNWSFGNNHLMVIGDIFDRGKDVPQIFWLFYKLEDEAAKAGGTVSFLLGNHEPLVLANDLRYTKDKYKVLAQKLNMNYPELFGPDTELGKWLGTRNTMQVIGRDLYVHAGLGKNFYDRNLSIPTVNEEMSKALFMNKKERRALSPLTAFLYGNDGPIWYRGLVRTDAKYHPMAQDSLQMVMERYKVKHIIVGHTIFKDISTFYDGKVIGVNVDNKENQKKKRGRALLIDKNTYFVVGDKGILRKL
- a CDS encoding RagB/SusD family nutrient uptake outer membrane protein gives rise to the protein MKLLKYLFISSVLFFVSSCGNDWLDLDPSTSIDTETSIKILSDVEFTLNGIYSTMQSSDAYSGRLVYYGDVTGDDMQAVSSTKRVADYYRFNFTKDNGPTSHWSYLYSIIQNCNLILMNIDKLVIDEEDTEYRDDLKGEALAIRGLALFDLTRIFGYPYTKDNGASLGVPIVEGLSTIESKPSRNTVAQCYTKVISDLTESIGLLSGDFNKGKINKWGAMALLSRVYLYKNDNTNALKMAKDAIKGAEKEGYALWTNEEYPTAWSNDASASNPGEVLFEIVNLTTDSPGKESMGYLNSKDGYDDMCITCSFYQFLKKDPKDIRLKLLSFDKKYYAYVFKYQPQQNESITDANIPLIRLSEVYLIAAEAAVKLGDNATAIEYLDPIVKRANPENTVVGQTITLERVLDERRKELVAEGHRMYDVIRNGLTVERKDVKDSNLSKTKHDTKYMTYDWNFYMIVLPVPKKEMDANPNMEQNPGYGGR